A single region of the Lycium barbarum isolate Lr01 chromosome 2, ASM1917538v2, whole genome shotgun sequence genome encodes:
- the LOC132627834 gene encoding SUMO-conjugating enzyme SCE1 — MSGGIARGRLAEERKSWRKNHPHGFVAKPETGPDGSVNLMVWQCSIPGKPSTDWEGGHYPLTMHFSEDYPSKPPKCKFPQGFFHPNVYPSGTVCLSILNEDSGWRPAITVKQILVGIQDLLDQPNPDDPAQTDGYHLYMQDTVEYKRRVKLQAKQYPALV; from the exons ATGTCGGGCGGAATAGCGCGTGGTCGTCTTGCTGAGGAGAGGAAATCATGGCGTAAGAATCACCCTCAT GGTTTTGTGGCAAAACCAGAGACTGGACCTGATGGGTCTGTCAATTTGATGGTGTGGCAGTGTTCTATCCCTGGTAAACCTTCG ACTGACTGGGAGGGCGGTCACTATCCGCTAACAATGCACTTCAGTGAAGACTATCCAAGCAAACCCCCGAAGTGCAAGTTTCCACAAGGTTTCTTCCATCCAAATGTCTATCCTTCAGGAACTGTATGTTTGTCTATCCTCAATGAGGACAGT GGGTGGAGGCCAGCTATTACAGTTAAGCAAATTTTGGTGGGTATCCAGGATTTGCTCGACCAGCCAAATCCCGATGATCCAGCACAAACCGATGGTTATCATCTCTATATGCAG GATACAGTTGAGTACAAGAGGCGAGTGAAGCTGCAGGCTAAGCAATATCCAGCTCTAGTCTAG